A portion of the Phycodurus eques isolate BA_2022a chromosome 3, UOR_Pequ_1.1, whole genome shotgun sequence genome contains these proteins:
- the atoh1a gene encoding protein atonal homolog 1a, which yields MDVLSVADWCQDAEEASFESDPRDWLASRETRDTSADYLGHSPCSSAGSYHESGSPDYAGHRSPPSARKAAEGSLKVRDLCLLKGLAVPGAEQDANARQRAPSGKPATGVQRQRRVAANARERRRMHGLNHAFDALRNVIPALDNDKKLSKYETLQMAQIYINALAELLQDPAASSSTDGGAPQSASNSSEGQLAAHIDAMSLHAAFDDVSFAALQVEEAGGSPPAAQADSPRSDGEFSPHSHFSDSDEMAVEEDELHAVSF from the exons ATGGACGTCCTGAGCGTGGCAGACTGGTGTCAGGACGCCGAGGAGGCGAGCTTTGAAAGCGACCCACGCGACTGGCTCGCTTCCCGCGAGACACGCGACACTTCGGCGGACTACCTCGGACATTCGCCCTGCTCCAGCGCTGGCTCATATCACG AGAGTGGCTCGCCGGACTACGCGGGCCACCGCAGCCCTCCCAGCGCCCGCAAAGCGGCCGAGGGCTCGCTCAAAGTCCGGGATCTGTGCCTCCTGAAGGGCCTGGCGGTCCCCGGGGCCGAGCAGGACGCGAACGCCCGGCAGAGGGCCCCGTCCGGCAAGCCCGCCACCGGCGTGCAGCGGCAGAGGCGCGTCGCCGCCAACGCCCGGGAGCGACGGCGCATGCACGGCCTGAACCACGCCTTCGACGCGCTCCGCAACGTCATCCCGGCGCTGGACAACGACAAGAAGCTGTCCAAGTACGAGACGCTACAGATGGCGCAGATTTACATCAACGCCCTGGCGGAGCTCCTGCAGGACCCGGCGGCGTCTTCTTCGACCGACGGCGGGGCTCCGCAGTCGGCGAGCAACTCCTCCGAAGGTCAGCTGGCCGCGCACATCGACGCCATGTCGCTGCACGCCGCCTTCGACGACGTGTCGTTCGCCGCCTTGCAGGTGGAGGAAGCCGGCGGCTCCCCTCCAGCGGCGCAGGCGGACTCGCCCCGCAGCGACGGCGAGTTTTCCCCGCACTCCCACTTCAGTGACTCGGATGAGATGGCGGTGGAGGAGGACGAGCTCCACGCGGTTTCTttctaa